The following proteins are encoded in a genomic region of Stegostoma tigrinum isolate sSteTig4 chromosome 10, sSteTig4.hap1, whole genome shotgun sequence:
- the wdr20a gene encoding WD repeat-containing protein 20 isoform X2: MMDQMASCFRLIDKSRVTCVKWVPGSESLFLVSHSSGNMYLYNVEHSCGTTAPHYQPLKQGDNYAVHTCKSKSTRNPLLKWTVGEGALNEFAFSPDGKYLACVSQDGFLRVFNFDSVELHGTMKSYFGGLLCVCWSPDGKYIVTGGEDDLVTVWSFIDCRVIARGHGHKSWVSVVAFDPYTTSVEENDPMEFSGSDEDFQDQIHFGRDRANSTQSRLSKRNSTDSRPVSVTYRFGSVGQDTQLCLWDLTEDILFPHQPLSRARTHTNVMNATSPSAGNVATSTGSNGNNSITTTPSNSLPPPLPRSNSLPHSAVTNVSNKSSVMDGAIASGVSKFATLSLHDRKERHHEKDHKRNHSMGHISSKSSDKLNLVTKTKMDSAKTLGTSLCPRMDDVPLLEPLICKKIAHERLTVLIFLEDCIVTACQEGFICTWARPGKVGLLSSQNQANSPSGTVV, encoded by the exons atgatggatcaaatggcatCCTGTTTT AGGTTAATAGACAAGTCACGAGTAACCTGTGTAAAATGGGTGCCTGGTTCAGAGAGCCTGTTTTTAGTATCTCATTCCAGTGGCAATATGTACTTGTATAATGTGGAACACTCTTGTGGTACCACAGCACCACATTATCAGCCATTGAAACAAGGAGACAATTATGCAGTTCACACTTGCAAAAGCAAATCTACAAGAAACCCTTTACTCAAATGGACAGTTGGAGAGGGTGCCCTGAATGAATTTGCATTCTCTCCTGATGGGAAATACCTTGCTTGTGTAAGTCAGGATGGATTTCTTCGTGTGTTTAATTTTGATTCGGTGGAGTTGCATGGTACAATGAAAAGTTACTTTGGAGGACTGCTATGTGTGTGTTGGAGTCCAGATGGAAAATACATTGTAACAGGTGGAGAAGATGATCTGGTGACTGTGTGGTCTTTTATAGACTGTCGTGTGATAGCCAGGGGACATGGACATAAGTCGTGGGTCAGTGTTGTTGCATTTGATCCTTATACCACTAGTGTAGAAGAAAATGATCCTATGGAATTCAGTGGAAGTGATGAGGACTTCCAGGACCAGATACACTTTGGCAGAGATCGAGCAAATAGTACACAATCTAGGTTGTCAAAAAGGAATTCTACAGACAGTCGTCCTGTAAGTGTCACATATAGGTTTGGATCTGTAGGCCAAGacacgcagctttgtttgtgggattTGACGGAAGATATTTTGTTCCCCCATCAACCTCTTTCACGTGCTCGGACACACACAAATGTGATGAATGCCACAAGCCCGTCTGCTGGAAATGTTGCAACCAGCACTGGAAGCAATGGCAACAACAGCATCACAACGACACCCAGCAACTCGTTACCTCCACCTCTTCCTCGATCAAATAGCCTTCCACATTCAGCAGTTACAAATGTCAGTAACAAAAGCAGCGTCATGGATGGTGCAATTGCTTCTGGAGTCAGTAAGTTTGCAACCTTATCACTACACGACCGCAAGGAAAGACACCATGAGAAGGATCACAAACGAAATCACAGCATGGGCCACATTTCCAGCAAAAGCAGCGACAAGCTAAACCTAGTCACCAAAACTAAAATGGACTCGGCTAAGACTCTTGGAACTTCTCTCTGCCCTAGAATGGATGATGTGCCCTTGTTAGAGCCTCTTATCTGTAAAAAGATAGCACATGAAAGACTGACTGTGTTAATATTTCTTGAAGACTGTATAGTCACTGCCTGTCAAGAGGGATTTATTTGCACATGGGCAAGGCCTGGTAAAGTG